Genomic window (Prevotella melaninogenica ATCC 25845):
GTCTACACTTAATTCTAATTTACAAAAAGGCTGCATCAAAATGAAACCATTTTAATGCAGCCCTTAATATTTAAAGTGACTGAGAATTAATTCGTAGGACTTGCTACTGGGCGAACGCCGAATGCATAGCTGTAAGCATTTCGTGCATCACTATTTTTAACTGGCAATGACAAAGAGCCATTTGCCATCTTGGCACGCCATGCATAACCTAACTGACCGCCAACCTCTACTGCAACACCAGTCCAATAGAAACCAGCCACATTCTTCTGAACTAATTTTCCAGCACTACGTGCACCACACGCTGGGAAGTAGATTTCCTTATTATTATCAGCACGAAGAGTGTATCCATTATCCCATGTTGCATCCGTAGTATTGAAGTCCTTGAAAACGTATGCATTAGGCATCTGATAACCTACTGGAGATGGGTCGTAAATAGTCTTAACAACAACAGAATTCAAACCATCAATTGTATTACTATTAATTGACCACAGGTTAATGTACTGCTTGTACTGCCAACCCAACTTACCTGCACCTACCTCTGGAAGCATTACACCTGGATTGCAAATACCACGTCCAATTGTACGACCTAACATAATAGTTCTGTATGGCTCATTATGCTCAGCTTGGTCTGGAATCTTTTGATAACTGCTTTCATAAGAGTAACCGCTAATGTTATCTACTCCTGGGAGTGCATCCTTACGACCCCACTGGTAGAGTGTGCAGTATCCCTCACGGACAGCATCATCACCAGCCTGCTCGATTTCAATCTCACCCTTCTTTCCTGAGCCTTCCTGCTCGATAACAACAGTTACCTTGCGTGCTTCCGTCTTTGCCATCCACTTTGTGTACTTCCAACCCAGCGTCTCGTTTGTAAAGTTATAAGTAGTACCTGCACTTGTAAACTTGATTGGATCGAGCGCAGTCTTAGGAGCAAACCATAAATGCCAAGACCAAAGAACCTTACCTGAATCATCTGTAACGGCAACAATGGTATTACCATTAGCAAGCTGATTTTCGTTAACAGTGAATGTAAGGAAGTCCTTATCTCCACCATTCTGCTTAACTTCAAGATTGCTTACAACACCTGGCACATCAGTCCATACAACCTCTGCAAGTTTTGCAGCATAAGAACGATTCTGCACATTGATGTAAGGACTTGTGATTTCTCTGTCCAAATGATCAACAAACTTATGCAGAACAAGGTCCTCGTCATAAAAACCACCGCCATCTTTCGGCAAGTATACACTTGAAGCTTTACTGATATAAGCTGACTCGTTAGTTGATCCGCCCTTGATAGCATTACCATATACCAAAGGAATACGGTAAGTACCTGGCGCAGAGATTACGTAGCTGTTAGCGGTATTCTCAATTGCGTCAGCACCAGTCTTGTTAGAGAGGTTATAGTTTGTTACAGCTGTTGCTTTCTGCAAGCCCTCATTACGCTCCTTGAGAAGGTCCTTAACGTTCTGTGTGATAGTTGCTGTACCAGTCTCACCAGCAGAAGTTGTACTACCATTACCACCTTCCAGAGTAAGGTTTGTCAGCCATTCAGGCTTCGCTACAGAAGCACCATTAACCTTGTAATCAACAACCTTCCACTTCAGAGGCTTCTTCACACCATTCTCTGTAATGTATGACTGAACCATATATGTACTTGTTGTTGTAGCATCCTTAGCAGCAATACCAGGCGATGATGGGTTCAGCACATACTCAAAGCTACCAGCTTTCTGAGAAAGCTCATAGGTCTTTGTTGTACCGGCCTTCCAAGAGCCCCTGAGCGCAGCAGTGATAGCTGGAGTACCAGCGTTGTCAAAGTAGATATTAACTCTCACACCAGCAAGACTTTGTGGAATCATATAGAAGGTGTAGTTGTCATTATTATCTCTACCGGTGATAATCTTATTCGTACCCGATGTGCTTACGTTCAAGCCGTCAACTTTGAAGGTTGCCTTATCCTTCACATCTGTCCACGCACGGTCAAGATCGCCAGTAGATGTTAGGAGCACACCTGAAGGCAATGTAAACTTACCCTTGCTCAAAGCATCTACAATCTCAATCTTGGTAATATTGTGACCAGCTGCAACATTCTCGCCGAGCTTGAAGCGGATAGCTGTCATTGCGTGCTGGAACTTAATAGGAACAACTGGTGCTGTACCCTGTGTTACGTACTGTACAGGAGTCTCACCAGAGCAAGCTGTCATAAGGTCCTTCTGATTAGTAGCATCAGTCTCTACCTGTACGTTCACGTAAGGAACTGAAGTACCCTGTGAAGAAAGAGCCAGCTTGTCATAAGCATCTGTAATCTGTGGATAGACAGCATAGAACTTAGCATAAGGCTGGCTCATTGCCCAATAGAACGTGTTCTTGAAAGTACCGTTAGCACCTACCTCCTCATTGTGGAACCAAGAGCTAAGGGCAGAGGCTGATGCACCACGAGAACCAATGGCAGAGAACTTGCCAAGTGTTGCAGTGGTAATGATGTCAGCACGGGTTGCAGGATTTGACTTAAAGTCTTCATTGTAAATACCTGGCAAGGTTGTCTCAACAAGACAGTAGTCGCTATTGCCCTCAACAGCAAGCTTCTGGTCAACGAGATCCTCTGGCTTCAAGCCAAAATCGCTCAACTGATCAGCATAGGCAGCACGGGTCAAGGCACGTGTAGTCTGTGTATTGTCACCTGCCACACCTACATTGAAAGCAACAGCTGTGCCGTTCTCCTGATTATTTACTACCGAATCAAAATCGTTGTCTGAACAGCCGGTAAGTCCCAGAGCGGTCAAACCGCTGAGACAAACAAATGTGAGCGTTTTTACGCCCGACTTATGCGTAAAGCAATTTCTGAAATTATTAATCTTCATTATAGTTAATGTCTTTTTTATCACAAATAATAAAAAGATTTAAAACTTACTCGCCCACCAATTCTGTGTCTGTATTATCCTCCACAGGGGGAATCACTTCAGGAGTTGTATTAACAGGAGGGCTACCAGCCAAGATTGGGCAATCCCCAGCCAAGCTAAACGTCAAAATTTGAGGCTCTATATAGGCCTTCTTCTCTTTGTCTTGTTTCATTTTTATTTAATATATATAAAATTATTTTTTGTGTCTATAATTATTTGGGTGGTTATAGCTTATAAGGTGTTTAAAATCTGTAATTTAAAGATTTGTTGGTAATATCGCATTATTACCCTGAAAGCGGGTGCAAAATTAATAAAAGATATTCAAATATACAAATTTTATTTAAACAAATTTCTTTTTATACATTTTTTTTTTAGGTTCTTCTGTTAAAAGCATAGATTGGAAATAGAATAAGACTTATACACTTCCTTAGTATGACTATCCCAAATTAGATGGTTTTATAAAGGGGATAGGCTATAAGGTTAAATTCAAATTGATACTATATCTATCCATTGCCTACAAACTGTTTATTCCCTTATTGATTGAGGTTTGTAAACTATTTTCAAGCAGATTGAAATCAATAAATGCTTTTTTGGCTTCTAAAAGACGGCTAATTGAGTTGCAAAAGATGCTCTTTTGAGGGCTTACTAACGCCCTTTTGAAGTCCAAGTAAGCATCTTTTATCTTGGTACTTTATAATCATTTGATTCTCTGTTGGTTACAAACTTGCTTTTTATGCGTGTTTTTATCCTTATTTATAGATGTTTTATTCGAAATTATGTGATGATTTTTCGGGCTGTTGTCTGAATTTTCATCGTATTAACCCCAAGTCGGTCATTAGACCACAAAATGTATATTTCTTATTATTATGGTATTGTTTCCTAACATCTTTTATGTTCTTATTGGCATCTTGTCTGTCTTTGTAACTTGATGTAACCCACTGCGCTTATGTTCCAGAAACAAACAATCAGCTCGATAATAAAATAAAATATGTTTAGGCTCTAATGAGCGATTTGGGGTAAAACGAAACAGTTGCCTATGTCAGATAATGATTATAAAATAGATAGTTTGATAGTCTTGGCTATGTTTTTATTTAATGAATCATTGCTGTTCTTCCGTTAAAGCTATACGTAAAAAGTCTACGCATTTAACGGAAAATCTCATAGGAAGATACAAAGACGTTTCAGGACTATCTGTCGTTATTTATTTGCTCGCATAATAACGTCTTGATTCCTTGCAAATACAAAAAAAAGAATGTATCTTTGCTGCAATAAACCTGTATTATACATAATCTTTTTTGATATTTATGCAGATGAAGCAATGGTTATACATACTAATTTTCACTTTGTTGTTTTCAGCTTGTTCGGATAACAACGTAAAAAAATATGTTATAGGAGTATCTCAGTGTTCTGAAGATATTTGGCGTGATAAGCTCAACAACGAACTTGTGATGAGTACCTATCAGCATGATAATGTAACACTAAAATTTGCTTCAGCTAATGATAATGACAGGTTACAGAAACAACAGATTGAACAGTTTATAAAGGAAGGAGTCAACCTTCTTATTGTTTCTCCCAATCAAATTCATACGATTTCATCGGTCATTGATAAAGCATACGATGCCGGAATCCCTGTTATCCTCTTCGATCGTAAGACCGATTCAAAAAAGTACACAGCCTTTATAGGGGCTGATAACTATGAGGCTGGATACGAAATAGGCAATTTCATCGGGCAGCAGTTAGATGGTAAAGGGAATATAGCTGAGATTTGTGGATTACAAGCATCGTCGCCCGCCATAGAACGCAATCGTGGTTTTATGGATGCACTAAAGGATTATTCTGGGATAAAAGTGATTGCTCGTAAGCATGGAGATTGGGTGAAAGAGAGTGGTGTAATGGCTATGGACAGTGTACTCTCACAAGCAAAAGAGCCTATCCAATACGTCTTTGCACAAAATGACCGTATGGCTTTAGGTGCTTTGCAATCTATAAAGAAGCATAAGGTTAAGGGAATAAGAATAGTTGGAATAGATGCTCTTCCTGTACCAGGAGGAGGTATGGAGAATGTTCGTGATGGTAATTTAGAAGCTTCTTATATCTATCCTACCCGAGGCGATTCTGTTATGCAACTCGCGTTGAATATCCTTGAGAAGAAGCCTTATAAGCGT
Coding sequences:
- a CDS encoding fimbrillin family protein, giving the protein MKINNFRNCFTHKSGVKTLTFVCLSGLTALGLTGCSDNDFDSVVNNQENGTAVAFNVGVAGDNTQTTRALTRAAYADQLSDFGLKPEDLVDQKLAVEGNSDYCLVETTLPGIYNEDFKSNPATRADIITTATLGKFSAIGSRGASASALSSWFHNEEVGANGTFKNTFYWAMSQPYAKFYAVYPQITDAYDKLALSSQGTSVPYVNVQVETDATNQKDLMTACSGETPVQYVTQGTAPVVPIKFQHAMTAIRFKLGENVAAGHNITKIEIVDALSKGKFTLPSGVLLTSTGDLDRAWTDVKDKATFKVDGLNVSTSGTNKIITGRDNNDNYTFYMIPQSLAGVRVNIYFDNAGTPAITAALRGSWKAGTTKTYELSQKAGSFEYVLNPSSPGIAAKDATTTSTYMVQSYITENGVKKPLKWKVVDYKVNGASVAKPEWLTNLTLEGGNGSTTSAGETGTATITQNVKDLLKERNEGLQKATAVTNYNLSNKTGADAIENTANSYVISAPGTYRIPLVYGNAIKGGSTNESAYISKASSVYLPKDGGGFYDEDLVLHKFVDHLDREITSPYINVQNRSYAAKLAEVVWTDVPGVVSNLEVKQNGGDKDFLTFTVNENQLANGNTIVAVTDDSGKVLWSWHLWFAPKTALDPIKFTSAGTTYNFTNETLGWKYTKWMAKTEARKVTVVIEQEGSGKKGEIEIEQAGDDAVREGYCTLYQWGRKDALPGVDNISGYSYESSYQKIPDQAEHNEPYRTIMLGRTIGRGICNPGVMLPEVGAGKLGWQYKQYINLWSINSNTIDGLNSVVVKTIYDPSPVGYQMPNAYVFKDFNTTDATWDNGYTLRADNNKEIYFPACGARSAGKLVQKNVAGFYWTGVAVEVGGQLGYAWRAKMANGSLSLPVKNSDARNAYSYAFGVRPVASPTN